From Saccopteryx leptura isolate mSacLep1 chromosome 3, mSacLep1_pri_phased_curated, whole genome shotgun sequence, one genomic window encodes:
- the LOC136399469 gene encoding zinc finger protein 154-like: MAAAALRHLSEDMSMEDVSIAFSQEEWGLLNEAQRLLYCDVMLEIFALVASVGCWHKTEDEKKPSSEKSLSVGESEVSAYETPLATQNTRPCALCVSVLKDISHLNELPEAYLEQKAFFSDTGARGFGICTNLHQQQSQARGEEPWKGDMDGASFVTRCNFCVSGAPFTCKKVGEDFLAISGLLQHQATPNSEEPHSDSGRLQGSDSGKNNHQCGKNEKVASCHHKLDQHQGVCSGESLYESSDCGNALKQIFNLIRQRRVHSGEFPYECSDCGKSFSQSSNLIQHRRIHAAVKPYECSVCGKCFCRKFNLIQHQRIHTGEKPFECSDCGKSFSQSSALIQHQRVHTGEKPYQCSDCGKSYSQSSKLIEHQRGHTGEKPNECSICGKCFSRKYILIQHQRGHTGEKPYECSECGKSFSQSSALTKHQRIHTGEKPYECCECGKLFRQRSHLILHLRVHSGEKPYECGECGKSFSNTSILIQHQRIHTGENPYECCECGKTFRQHSHLIQHRRVHSGEKPYECGECGKSFSHSSSLTQHQRGHMGGRP; the protein is encoded by the exons ATGGCGGCAGCCGCGCTGAGGCACCTATCTGAG GATATGAGCATGGAGGATGTGTCCATTGCCTTTTCCCAGGAGGAGTGGGGGCTCCTTAATGAGGCTCAGAGACTTCTGTACTGCGACGTGATGCTGGAGATCTTTGCCCTTGTAGCATCTGTGG gTTGTTGGCATAAAACGGAAGATGAGAAGAAGCCCTCTTCTGAGAAAAGTCTATCTGTAGGAGAGTCAGAGGTCAGTGCTTATGAGACACCTCTAGCAACTCAGAACACCCGTCCCTGTgcactctgtgtctcagtcttgAAAGATATTTCACACTTGAATGAGCTCCCAGAAGCATACCTTGAGCAGAAAGCATTCTTTAGTGACACAGGTGCAAGAGGCTTTGGTATCTGTACAAACCTTCACCAGCAACAGAGCCAGGCCAGAGGAGAAGAGCCCTGGAAGGGAGATATGGATGGGGCCTCATTTGTGACCAGGTGCAACTTCTGTGTATCAGGGGCGCCTTTTACCTGTAAGAAGGTTGGGGAGGACTTCCTGGCCATCTCAGGACTCCTTCAGCACCAGGCTACTCCTAACAGTGAGGAGCCACACAGTGACAGTGGGAGATTGCAGGGTTCTGACAGTGGAAAAAATAATCACCAATgtggtaaaaatgaaaaagttgccAGTTGCCACCACAAACTTGATCAGCATCAGGGTGTCTGCTCTGGTGAAAGTCTGTATGAGTCTAGTGATTGTGGGAATGCCTTAAAACAAATCTTTAACCTCATTCGACAGAGGAGAGTTCATTCTGGAGAATTCCCTTATGAGTGTAGTGATTGTGGGAAGTCCTTCAGCCAAAGCTCTAACCTCATTCAACACCGGAGAATTCACGCTGCAGTGAAGCCCTATGAGTGCAGTGTGTGTGGGAAGTGCTTTTGCCGCAAATTTAACCTCATTCAACATCAAAGGATTCATACTGGAGAAAAGCCCTTCGAATGTAGTGACTGTGGGAAGTCCTTCAGCCAAAGCTCTGCCCTCATTCAACACCAGAGggttcacactggagaaaagccATATCAGTGCAGTGATTGTGGGAAGTCCTACAGCCAAAGCTCTAAGCTCATTGAACACCAGAGAGGTCACACTGGAGAAAAGCCAAACGAGTGCAGTATTTGTGGGAAGTGCTTTAGCCGCAAGTATATCCTCATTCAACATCAGAGAGGTCACACCGGAGAAAAACCGTATGAGTGTAGTGAATGTGGGAAGTCCTTCAGCCAAAGCTCTGCGCTTACTAAACATCAGAGAATACATACTGGAGAAAAGCCCTATGAGTGCTGTGAATGTGGGAAACTTTTTAGACAACGCTCCCACCTTATTCTCCACCTTCGAGTTCATTCTGGAGAAAAACCTTATGAATGTGGCGAATGTGGAAAATCCTTTAGCAATACCTCTATCCTCATTCAGCaccagagaattcatactggagaaaaTCCATATGAGTGTTGTGAATGTGGGAAAACCTTTAGACAACACTCACACCTTATTCAACACCGTCGAGTTCATTCTGGAGAAAAGCCTTATGAGTGTGgtgaatgtgggaaatccttTAGCCATTCTTCAAGCCTCACTCAGCACCAGAGAGGTCACATGGGAGGAAGACCTTAA